From the genome of Candidatus Paceibacterota bacterium, one region includes:
- a CDS encoding toprim domain-containing protein, with protein sequence MDPIHRLEYFFTQFPGVGARQSRRFVYYLLKQQPQHLNELSRLIAQLPDLVLECADCHRFFPRQGVHQDRCRVCLDVQRDASQLLIVEKDADLEAIERAHAFNGYYFVLGGTLGILEKNPERVIRMNELRKLIARRPTLKEVIVATAVTPESEHTGDYIHEALRENATERGYRVTTLGRGISTGSEIEYADADTLRNAIIGRK encoded by the coding sequence ATGGACCCCATTCATCGATTAGAATACTTCTTCACTCAATTTCCAGGAGTGGGTGCTCGTCAGTCTCGTCGTTTTGTTTATTACCTCCTGAAGCAGCAACCGCAACATTTGAATGAACTTTCTCGACTGATAGCGCAGCTTCCCGATCTAGTACTTGAATGTGCAGACTGTCATCGCTTCTTTCCAAGGCAAGGGGTGCATCAGGATCGCTGCCGCGTTTGTCTCGATGTGCAGCGTGATGCGTCGCAGCTACTTATCGTAGAGAAGGACGCGGACCTTGAGGCGATAGAACGTGCGCACGCATTCAATGGATATTATTTTGTTCTTGGAGGCACGCTTGGCATTCTTGAGAAGAATCCGGAGCGCGTTATTCGCATGAACGAATTACGTAAGCTCATTGCGCGCAGGCCAACACTCAAGGAAGTGATTGTCGCAACCGCTGTGACTCCGGAGAGTGAACATACGGGAGACTATATTCATGAAGCATTGCGCGAGAATGCAACTGAACGTGGCTACCGCGTGACGACCCTGGGAAGGGGAATATCGACGGGAAGTGAAATTGAATATGCAGACGCAGATACATTGCGAAATGCAATTATCGGAAGGAAGTAA
- a CDS encoding ABC transporter substrate-binding protein, whose translation MEFVMQGIREYIKRFGVLLLLLVVLSASIIFAYPKLFLAVPPAPLTHIRLNQPSWPGFMIAPLAEELGYMREEGIKIGYKEYPDKSVLNEVDIEPYDVRGMLAVDLVEEARRIRPLGKIVIITDRSIGGDALLVYPGAPSIQSSEKKTITGDDSYPFFFPYVIDLLKGDMNSFVSDVSITQEEVVDKITTGKVNYAMTYEPYLSLAISKGAVKVFSSKDASGVVTDTLIFSNHIIEQHPQLVQGFARAYMRAYNYWKANPKEAYRMVRKVFNRSPEEFAAQMKEVEMLGLSENNASMFSGIGLRSIYGNIRAVQVYENRKGPVIDVNVDALVYPDPIRTLFQRLSEI comes from the coding sequence ATGGAATTTGTCATGCAGGGCATCAGGGAATATATCAAGCGATTTGGTGTGCTTTTACTACTGCTTGTTGTGCTTTCCGCATCGATTATTTTTGCATATCCGAAATTATTCCTAGCTGTTCCACCCGCCCCGCTAACGCATATTAGATTAAATCAACCCAGCTGGCCCGGCTTTATGATTGCACCGCTCGCTGAGGAGCTTGGGTATATGAGAGAAGAGGGTATCAAGATCGGATATAAGGAGTATCCGGATAAAAGCGTCCTTAATGAAGTAGATATCGAGCCGTATGACGTCCGTGGCATGCTTGCTGTTGACCTTGTCGAAGAAGCAAGGAGAATCAGGCCTTTGGGCAAAATAGTAATCATCACCGATCGATCAATCGGAGGTGACGCACTGCTTGTATATCCAGGAGCTCCATCGATACAATCAAGTGAAAAGAAGACGATTACCGGTGATGACTCGTATCCGTTTTTCTTTCCGTATGTAATTGATCTCTTGAAGGGTGACATGAATTCATTCGTAAGTGATGTATCGATAACACAAGAGGAGGTCGTAGATAAGATAACAACAGGAAAGGTGAATTATGCGATGACGTATGAGCCGTACCTTTCATTGGCGATCAGTAAGGGTGCAGTGAAGGTATTTTCGAGCAAAGACGCCTCGGGAGTAGTGACCGATACGCTGATATTCAGTAATCACATCATTGAGCAGCATCCTCAGCTTGTCCAAGGATTCGCAAGGGCATACATGCGCGCATATAATTACTGGAAAGCAAATCCAAAAGAGGCATATCGTATGGTGCGCAAAGTGTTCAATCGTAGCCCTGAAGAGTTTGCTGCGCAAATGAAGGAGGTTGAAATGCTTGGCCTGAGTGAGAACAACGCAAGTATGTTTTCGGGAATTGGCTTACGTTCGATTTATGGAAATATCCGTGCTGTCCAAGTATATGAGAATCGAAAAGGGCCTGTAATAGACGTGAATGTTGATGCACTTGTATATCCTGATCCTATCCGCACTCTATTTCAAAGATTGTCGGAAATTTAA
- the dnaB gene encoding replicative DNA helicase yields MQNVPSTQYEKKPYNKRSYGSNEQRTPVLSSIRIPPQHLDSERALLGALMIRADTLYEVSDLILPEAFYAEKHRIIYQAMLDLHNRREPIDLLTMSAKLSERGQFEQIGGHTYLTELTNAVPSSANARHYADIIHRKHVLRQLITGAEQISELGFQEDRGLEEILDEAEATVFKVTQMTPGQTILGMKDGATQAWERFEKLSEAGDGLRGIPTGFPSLDKMLAGFQPSDLIILAARPSMGKTSFALDMVRGSAIKHGIPVGVFSLEMSAQQIIDRMVSAESRIDAWKLRTGKLSRDNEFEYLREGIDRLSKAPIYINDQAGINIMNMRSTARRMVSEYGVKLIVVDYLQLMSPMRQSDSQVQIVTEISRSLKGLAKDLKVPVIALSQLSRNVEQRGGKPRLSDLRDSGSIEQDADVVMFIHREQNENGERSETAEILIEKHRNGATGVVELHFDGKHTSFREIDTMHAGYGGGDSDDAFAAF; encoded by the coding sequence ATGCAAAACGTTCCCAGCACGCAGTACGAGAAGAAGCCATACAACAAGCGCAGTTACGGAAGTAATGAACAGCGCACACCCGTCCTCAGCTCTATTCGTATCCCTCCTCAACATCTCGATTCTGAGCGCGCACTCTTGGGTGCACTCATGATCCGTGCGGACACACTCTACGAAGTATCAGACCTCATTCTCCCCGAGGCATTCTATGCGGAGAAGCATCGCATCATCTATCAGGCAATGCTCGACCTCCACAACCGTCGTGAACCTATCGACCTCCTCACGATGTCAGCAAAACTTTCTGAGCGTGGACAGTTCGAACAGATCGGTGGTCACACCTATCTGACCGAACTCACCAACGCAGTCCCCTCTTCTGCCAACGCTCGGCACTACGCAGACATTATTCACCGCAAACACGTCCTCCGTCAGCTCATCACTGGTGCAGAGCAAATCTCCGAACTTGGTTTTCAGGAAGACCGTGGGCTCGAGGAAATTCTTGATGAAGCGGAAGCTACGGTGTTTAAGGTTACCCAGATGACGCCAGGACAAACCATCCTTGGCATGAAAGATGGTGCAACTCAAGCATGGGAGCGATTTGAAAAACTTTCTGAAGCAGGTGATGGTCTCCGTGGTATTCCAACTGGGTTCCCTTCACTCGACAAGATGCTCGCGGGCTTCCAGCCTTCGGACCTCATCATTCTTGCTGCACGTCCATCGATGGGTAAGACCTCGTTCGCACTCGACATGGTACGCGGATCTGCGATCAAGCATGGGATCCCCGTCGGCGTCTTCTCGCTCGAAATGTCCGCACAGCAAATCATCGATCGTATGGTCTCGGCAGAATCACGCATTGATGCATGGAAGCTTCGCACCGGTAAACTCTCGAGAGACAATGAATTTGAGTATCTCCGCGAAGGTATCGATCGCTTGTCTAAGGCTCCAATCTATATCAATGATCAGGCGGGCATCAACATCATGAATATGCGCTCGACCGCGCGCCGCATGGTGAGTGAATACGGAGTAAAGCTCATTGTTGTTGACTATCTCCAACTCATGAGCCCTATGCGCCAATCTGACTCACAGGTGCAGATTGTGACGGAAATCTCTCGCTCACTCAAGGGCCTCGCAAAGGACCTTAAAGTGCCTGTTATTGCCCTCTCACAGCTCTCTCGTAACGTGGAGCAGCGTGGAGGAAAGCCAAGGCTTTCTGACCTTCGCGACTCAGGTTCTATCGAGCAAGACGCTGACGTTGTCATGTTCATTCACCGTGAACAGAATGAGAATGGTGAGCGCAGTGAAACTGCTGAAATCCTTATCGAGAAGCACCGTAATGGTGCCACTGGAGTTGTCGAGTTACACTTCGACGGAAAGCACACAAGCTTCCGCGAAATCGACACAATGCACGCAGGATATGGTGGTGGCGACAGCGACGATGCATTCGCAGCATTTTAA
- a CDS encoding MFS transporter, translating to MQKYLNDRFGITFPVFILSVVSFLNDVATDMIYPIIPIFLTQVIGAPVQVLGLIEGVAESTASFLKVAAGVISDKLERRKPFVVLGYVLSATAKLFFGFAYSWHAVLGGKFADRLGKGTRTSARDAFIAENSAPKDRGVVFGFHRGMDTLGAVFGPLIGIVLLSYFPNNFREIFLFSLIPTVFAIALLIIFIKEKEKAPDTIRVTIPLRIMVKNLSYPFFAFLLVSAMFAIGNSSDAFLILKANNLGYSLVMVVALFATFNFTYALLSVPAGIVADKVGPRNIMIVGFLVFGIIYLLFGYVQTPALLWVLFPLYGVYMAFTDGVGKAYISNIIPHEQLGTAYGIHQTVVGFCAFFASIIAGFLWANVSSSAPFIFGGSLAIAAAVLFLFVGPKGKVVIEAHHHAS from the coding sequence ATGCAAAAATATCTCAACGACCGTTTCGGTATCACGTTTCCTGTGTTCATTCTCTCTGTGGTGAGTTTTTTGAATGACGTCGCAACGGATATGATCTATCCAATCATTCCAATCTTCCTTACTCAAGTCATTGGTGCCCCAGTACAAGTACTCGGACTTATCGAAGGAGTTGCAGAGTCTACCGCAAGCTTTCTCAAGGTAGCCGCAGGTGTCATTTCTGATAAGCTTGAGCGACGCAAGCCATTTGTAGTCCTTGGTTATGTCCTCTCTGCTACCGCAAAGCTCTTCTTTGGATTCGCATACTCTTGGCATGCTGTTCTCGGTGGAAAATTCGCAGATAGGCTGGGGAAGGGAACGCGTACTTCGGCGCGTGATGCATTTATCGCGGAGAATTCAGCACCCAAGGATAGAGGAGTGGTCTTTGGTTTTCATCGTGGTATGGATACACTCGGAGCGGTCTTTGGTCCACTTATTGGAATCGTGTTACTCTCGTATTTTCCAAATAACTTCCGTGAGATATTCCTCTTCTCGCTCATTCCAACCGTTTTCGCAATTGCACTCCTTATTATTTTCATCAAGGAGAAAGAGAAGGCTCCTGATACGATTCGTGTGACGATTCCTCTCCGCATCATGGTGAAGAATCTTTCGTATCCATTTTTTGCATTTCTTTTGGTGAGTGCGATGTTCGCGATCGGTAATAGCTCTGACGCATTTCTGATTTTGAAAGCGAATAATCTCGGCTATTCTCTGGTCATGGTGGTTGCACTCTTTGCCACATTCAATTTCACGTATGCACTACTCTCGGTGCCTGCAGGTATTGTGGCGGACAAGGTGGGGCCAAGAAATATCATGATTGTCGGCTTTCTGGTGTTTGGCATCATTTACCTTCTTTTTGGCTATGTACAAACGCCAGCACTGCTCTGGGTACTCTTTCCACTCTATGGGGTCTATATGGCCTTTACAGATGGCGTAGGGAAGGCCTACATATCGAATATTATCCCGCATGAGCAGTTGGGTACCGCATATGGTATCCATCAGACGGTTGTCGGCTTCTGCGCATTCTTCGCTTCGATTATCGCCGGTTTCCTCTGGGCGAATGTGAGTTCATCCGCACCATTCATCTTTGGTGGATCGCTCGCAATTGCCGCAGCAGTACTCTTTCTCTTCGTGGGCCCAAAGGGGAAAGTCGTTATTGAGGCTCATCATCACGCATCATAA
- a CDS encoding HIT family protein: MKYTEYLQSLDHDKCPFCDPGQRVYRKNDAAYLTYALAPYHRHHLLIIPNRHVLSLLEMSDEESAQLWHLIKEGMQTMRSLGYENLSVLVREGEVGAIKSVAHLHYHIIPNHRIGDLDINGEARKILTEEEVEAISNELLAVMPQD, encoded by the coding sequence ATGAAATACACCGAATATCTCCAGTCGCTTGATCATGATAAGTGCCCGTTCTGTGATCCGGGGCAGCGTGTCTATCGCAAGAATGATGCTGCATATCTCACGTACGCGCTTGCGCCGTATCATCGCCATCATCTACTCATCATACCGAATCGCCACGTGCTCTCTCTGCTCGAAATGAGTGACGAGGAGAGTGCGCAGCTCTGGCACCTCATTAAGGAGGGTATGCAAACGATGCGTAGTCTTGGATATGAGAATCTCTCAGTGCTCGTACGCGAGGGGGAGGTGGGTGCGATTAAGTCTGTTGCGCATCTGCATTACCACATCATCCCGAATCATCGTATTGGTGACCTCGACATCAATGGCGAGGCGCGCAAGATATTAACTGAAGAGGAAGTGGAGGCGATAAGCAATGAGTTGCTTGCCGTCATGCCACAAGATTAA
- the rplU gene encoding 50S ribosomal protein L21 — translation MAFAVIATGGKQYKVAVGDTVSIEKLDTLENTVTFNDVLLVDDGSSTKIGAPYIAGASVTAEVVEQGKGPKIYVVKYHAKSRYYKKNGHRQPFTLVKITAIK, via the coding sequence ATGGCATTCGCAGTAATCGCAACAGGCGGCAAGCAATATAAGGTAGCAGTCGGAGACACTGTCTCGATTGAGAAGCTTGATACGCTCGAAAATACAGTTACCTTCAACGATGTTCTCCTTGTTGACGATGGTTCTTCAACAAAGATTGGTGCTCCGTATATCGCGGGTGCATCAGTCACTGCAGAAGTCGTCGAGCAGGGTAAGGGTCCAAAGATTTATGTCGTGAAGTATCACGCCAAGAGTCGTTACTATAAGAAGAACGGACACCGCCAGCCTTTTACGCTCGTAAAGATCACCGCAATCAAGTAA